CCTCAAGCCGCCGCATGGCGGCACCTGTCAGAGCGGCGAAATCGACGCCATGATGGCTTTGAAACCGATGGTCCTCCGACGCGATCACCGCCTCCTGCAGGGCGGGCGAGATCTCCGCCAGCGGCGTCCATGCAAGCCGCCGCCCGCGCGCGTCCACGCGAAGCTCGTGGATCGGCTCGCCGTGGCGGTCGAGCAATTGCGCGTCGGAGGGACGCCAGCGCGCGCGCACCTCATCGAAACCC
This genomic stretch from Candidatus Binataceae bacterium harbors:
- a CDS encoding transglycosylase domain-containing protein, whose amino-acid sequence is MTIRRPAPVAALAAAAGLLALAALGRPVVPGFDEVRARWRPSDAQLLDRHGEPIHELRVDARGRRLAWTPLAEISPALQEAVIASEDHRFQSHHGVDFAALTGAAMRRLE